The sequence below is a genomic window from Humulus lupulus chromosome 3, drHumLupu1.1, whole genome shotgun sequence.
TAGTTATCAGATAGGTGATTGTACGAGATGTATTTGGCAATTGGATGCTTTGTACAAGCCCGAGTTCCTTTTCTAAGAGCAATAGGAAGATCTAGAGTTTCAGATGTAGGGCTTGAACCAGGTTGTGAAGACAAAACATTATTTGGAGACAAAGAAGAACTAGGAATAGAAGGAGGATTACCTGGGGTACTTGAAGAACCATTGTTCGGGACTTACGTTTGGTCTTGTGCAGGGATGATTGGATGGTCTCTACTTCTTTCACAAATGTTCTTCCTTGAATAAACCACAGGCTCAAGATTGTTACGATTTTTAATCAATCGTAGCATTTCTGTTTCTGACAAACCAAGGTCAGATTCAGATTCAATAGATGTAGGCTGAGTTTTCTCAATAGAAACATCAAGAATAGTTTTAGGTAAAGGTTCAACAAGTTCCCAAAAATTTTGTACTGCTGAATTCTCTCCCTGAACAAAATTCTTTGAGAAATAAGGACTATTTTCAACAAAAGAAACATCCATAGTAATATAGATGCGTTTAGAGATAGGATTAAAACATTTATATCCTTTTTTATTTGGAGGATAGcctaagaaaatacatttttcatCTCTAGGATCTAACTTAGACCTAGACCTTTTTGGAAGATGAACATACACAATACTCCCAAAAATCTTCAAAGGTAAATCTGAATTAATTCTAGAAGTAGGAAAGAATTTTTTGAAACATTTCAACGGGGTAGTGTAATGTAAAACTTTAGTAGGCATTCTATTTATCAAATAAGATGCAGTAAGAACAACGTCCCCCCATAAATATTTTGGAACATTCATATAAAACATCATGGCACGAGCTACTTCTAACAAGTGtttattctttctttctgctATTCCATTTTGTTCAGGAGCATCAGGACATGTAGATTGATGCAAAATaccattttcttttaaaaaatttccaaAGATGTGATTAAAGTATTCTGTTCCATTATCAGTTCTTAAAATACTGATTTTTGTTTGAAACTGATTTTCAATCATTTTGTAAAAATCGGTAAAAATTTGTTCAACCTCAGATTTTTCTCTCATTAAATAAACCCAACAAAGACGAGTATGGTCGTCTATAAAAGTAACAAACCATTTTTTTCCAGAATTAGTGGTAACCTTAGAAGGTCCCCAGACATCACTATGAAACAAATAAAACGGTTTTGAAGGATGATAAGAAGATTTAACATAAGATTTACGTTGGCTTTTGGCCAATGAACAACTTTCACATTGAAAAGACAAAGGATTCAACCGTTTAAATAATGCTggaaacaaatgttttaaataagaAAAACTAGGATGGCCTAATCTATAATGCCAAACCATTATTTGATCATAAACAAAAAGAGAACTAATGCTACTAAATCCTTGAGCAATTTTATTTTCAGAAGCCTTATCTTCGAAATAATAGAGTCCATTAATCATCCTAGCACTGCCAATCGTCTTCCCCGAACTCTGGTCCTGAAAAACACAATGGGATTCATAGAAAACCACACAACAATTAGAATCTCTAGATAATTTGCTGACAGATAAGAGATTGCAAGTGATTTTAGGAACATGGAGGACAGATTTAAGATCTATCCCCTTAGAAATTTTAATTAAACCTTTTCCTGCAATGGATGAGAAATTACCATCAGCTATTTTAACTTTTTGATCTCCTAAACAAGGTAAGTAAGATTAAAAAAATTTAGAAGAATTTGTCATATGGTCTGAAGCTCCAGAATCTATTATCCATGGAGTGGATGATTTTTTATAACAATTTAGAGCATTTATTTCTAATACTTTGTTACCTGCATATGCAATAGAGGCAGTAGGAATACCAGATGAGGACGAGGTAGTGTTCAGCAATGCATGAAGGTGATTCATCTGCTCCTTAGTGAAGGGGCTGGACTCAGCTTCATGTGCAGAAGGGGTTCGACCTGCCTTTTCTCTCTCTGCCTTGCTTTTCCAGTTTGCTGGTTTGCCATAGATTCTCCAACAGTTCTCTTGAGTATGACGAGGTTTATTACAGAAATCACACCAAACACGTGGCTTCTCATCAGTTTTCTGCACGTATGGGGTGTTCCTGTTATATCCTGCTCCCATGGTGGCTAGCGCTGAACTTTCAACAACAGATGTAGTTGTCCTCTTTCCCAACATAACACTCCTTCGACTCTCCTCTCTTCTAACTTCAGCGAATACTTCACCAATTGGAGGTAGTGGCTGCCTTCCAACAATTCTCCCCCTCACCTCATCAAACTCAACATTGAGACCAGCCAAGAACTTATAGATCTGGGTAAtatttgctctgataccaaatagACAGATTTAGGGTAATATTTTTCTGTTATTTTATTTCTAATACACAGCAGTGTATATAACATGTACAATAATTCTATAAAGAGAAACAAATCAAATAATAAAGATACAATAAATCCCTAAACTAAATCCCTAAAAATATGGTACAATAAATTCATAATTATTATACAGCTATaccgtataataataataataaaatactgATTTTCCAACAGCAACATCAACTTGGAAAAATGTTGATAAAGAATGTTGCAAACTATGAACAGTGGAGAGAACGTCACTTCTCCGGCGATCTCAAAGTTTGTGAGCATGTAAGTAATCTCACCTCTCCAATTGTCACATGAAGGGTTGTATCATGTCATTTTGAATCAGTCTAATATATTGGTCTAAATTGGGATTGTTCTGTCTTTATTATTTTACATTTTCACATATGATTGTTTCCATTCTAGCCAAGGATGGGCCAGCAGGACAATGGTTCCTGGCTGACATTGACATGAAAGTTCGTCATGTTTACATTTGGGACTCTATGGTAAATCCTATAGATAAACGACAAAGAACTATATTGATTAGGAAAATGgtgagtgacaattatgattggAAGAGTATATTACATGTTATATTTGAATTTTATGTGAATTAATGCATAGTTTTTCCTTGTTATGCAACTAGCAAGCCTTGAGAGGGTTCTTGAAGTTGATTTGAACATTGCATTTGGAGGTGAAGTAATTTTAAGTGAGTTCGGAGTTTCTCATACAGACAAATCCCTCAAACAAGGCAATGGAACAGAGTGCGGGATATATATCATGAAGCATATGCAGCATTTGAGCAAGAAAACAACAAGTCCTGTGGAGAAGGTAATCCTTAGTGTTTTTAACATCATACATGTCCATGTTTAATGTTATATATGTAATCCTGAGTGCTTATAAATGGTGCACAGTTTGATTCTCATACTGCAAGAATGGAGTTGGCCCTCAAAATTGTTCTGAATGAGTCAAACGATATTCAAGAAGAAGTTAAGAGTAAAATCCAGGCTTTCTATCATGAGTACACAGACTCTAACCCCAAGGGATCAACAAAAGGTACTCCAATCAAGCTCGCATTTGTGAGGAGTCCCATAAAATCCCCAAAGGATCAGAGGTACTCCAATAAGAAACAGAAGGCAAAGAACATGACTCCAAATTGTCCAGCTAGACGCACAAGAGGAGCCATAAAACAATGAGCAATAGAAGAAGATTGAGGTCTTTCCTATGAACCtgttttcttttgaattttttttagtttgattACCATTTCTAATTATGTGGACTAGTGTACTGATAGGAACTTGATCAGTTTCATGAATTATTaccatattatattttaattaggcTGGAAAGTTTTGATGGCAGGCTGTGAATCACCGAATGCTTATGCTTCTGGTATATGGTTTCAAATGCCTAGAAAAATCCAGCCACTGTAGTACATTGGGGTGAACTATATGCATTTTGATGGCCCTTTTGTAAGATTGTTCCAAGCGAACAAATAGACATGGTAGACTATGTTTATAGTTTAATGGATGTGTGTCATTCTGCTTAATTATTATTGAATATGCAGTGTCTTTTGGATAATCTCATTAACCACGTCATATTTCCAAATATAAGTGCATTGTTTTTATTGATATATTTTGTTTGGCAATCCATGTTGTATTTGAATTATGGGATTATAAATGATAACTTAAATGAAGTGGATCTATCAAGTCAGAAACTTTAGACTCAAGTATCTGAGCTGCATCTTCTTTTTAAAGGAATGGCTATGAAATTATGATTCTTTTACCCCccacatcttttctgtttaattttttttcttttgatatgaAGTTCTGAACCAGTGTTGTTGGCTTCATACTTCGAGAAGTTGATAACATTTGAACTGAAATATTAATGGAATGAGGTGATGTTTCATGCCTTAGGATGTTTATGTTACATTTCTTCTTCTAGTTAGTGAATTTATGGTGTTTTTTTTTGGCAATGGGCTACTAGTCTTTCTGGattttggttttagcctttgaaaTGGTAGGTAGAAGAAAGGAAGGTTATGATTTTTAGAGGTAATCTTAGAAGTCTAAAAGTCATAATAGAAAGAAAACTAAATTTCATAATAGAAAGAAAACCAAGAATCCTCCAATGGTAGCTGAAGTTGTCATATAGTTTTACACAAAATACATATGATAGAGGTAGATTTACTACTAATTGCTTAAAAACCCATTTTTACTACACAAGTATAAGCAGACATAAAGAGAGAACACTAGCAAAAGAACTACTTTTATTatcttgtattttgtttttaacCTCTCATTCTCTTTTAATTGTTTGTCTAGCTTTCTAGGAATAATTTTCTTCCCTCTGTCGCACATCTCATCATCTATCCACTGTAAAAAATGACAAGCCTTATTTTTTTCTCCTCTGCAAGTGTATAAAGGAAACAAATAACTattggtaaaaaaaattattcatgaAATACATTAGATAATACTATATGAGATTACTGCTATATGAATTTCGTGTTACTTACATAGTTTGCACAGCCATAGAATCGTCTACTAGGATTATCATTAGACCAGGAGGTGATTGTATCTACCTCAATGCCACATTTACAATGAGGCAGGTTGAAATCACCTGCAGGGGTGGAGGAATAGCTCATTGCCTCTTAAGAGCAATATTAAATACTAGAATTTGGTTGGAGCTCAAAGTTTACAATTTACTTTAGTTTAAAGGCTAGTGAACGACCTTGGGTTTGGGTGGTGTCCACATCAATAGGACACTCTGCTATGTGCCTAGTACAACTAAGTAGGTAGGGTTTCATGGTACATACAACTGTATGAAAAGCATGGACAAAATAGTGGTGAACTATATTCCCTTTCACCCACGTTTTCAACAAGTAAATTTTTTTCTCTTTCCCTCCAATAACGTGAACCACTTGTTTGACCTACATTCCAATAACGTGACCCCATTTTTTTCTCTTTCCCTCCAATAACGTGACCAATTTTTTTGACCCACTTGGGTTTAgctaaatttatttatatattataagtgTGGGTGTTTCAATATAGGATTGATCAACTCTGAAAAATAGCATTTACTTTCAATCCTAATTTATTGAATGAAGAATTTGTGTTAAAGCATAATATACATGTAGTGATGAacatgaaaaaataataataatatcaaacATTGTATAATATTATATGCTCATATTACAAAATTTATAGCTAttaatgtgacagtcagaatcccgtgatccgtaaggggaaagatcgagtaagctgtgcaatcccacaccgcttggggaaggtcaagtgtaatgattctaagactgtgtaggtatgggactacacagttgaagagggcttaaatggattgatgggtactacctatatcaggaaggtgcatcttcttttcggtagcccatcacttgagaactccatggttaagcatgcttggcctggagtaatctaggaatgggtgaccttctgggaagttttcccaggaagtgtgcgagtgaggacaaagcacactggaaagacttgtcttggtttgtagggccagtcgtcattccagaaagcagccatagtgatgtggggcgtcacataatgtaacgacccaaattttcttaactagacccaccgaacacgactatgactatccggggtcaactggacccttacagtcaactt
It includes:
- the LOC133821355 gene encoding uncharacterized protein LOC133821355 yields the protein MQLASLERVLEVDLNIAFGGEVILSEFGVSHTDKSLKQGNGTECGIYIMKHMQHLSKKTTSPVEKFDSHTARMELALKIVLNESNDIQEEVKSKIQAFYHEYTDSNPKGSTKGTPIKLAFVRSPIKSPKDQRYSNKKQKAKNMTPNCPARRTRGAIKQ
- the LOC133821354 gene encoding uncharacterized protein LOC133821354 isoform X1, producing MLGKRTTTSVVESSALATMGAGYNRNTPYVQKTDEKPRVWCDFCNKPRHTQENCWRIYGKPANWKSKAEREKAGRTPSAHEAESSPFTKEQMNHLHALLNTTSSSSGIPTASIAYAGPEFGEDDWQC
- the LOC133821354 gene encoding uncharacterized protein LOC133821354 isoform X2, producing the protein MLGKRTTTSVVESSALATMGAGYNRNTPYVQKTDEKPRVWCDFCNKPRHTQENCWRIYGKPANWKSKAEREKAGRTPSAHEAESSPFTKEQMNHLHALLNTTSSSSGPEFGEDDWQC